One Pseudonocardia sediminis DNA window includes the following coding sequences:
- a CDS encoding bifunctional adenosylcobinamide kinase/adenosylcobinamide-phosphate guanylyltransferase: MSSPAPRRTLVLGGTRSGKSAYAEGLLAADTAVRYAATARRVPGDDEWDARIAAHRERRSASWQTIESPDLVGELSGPGPVLVDDLATWLTNVLDDASAWTEDTLPPAVTRRVETLVDAVRRTRGRVVLVSAEVGLGVVPETRAGRVFRDQLGILNSALAAVCDETVLVVAGLAVPLSSLAGDPAGAPAPVAAAVASAATPPPDQTASPAANGAGTATPSRPVGARPVMPAPATTGSATTGSGTSGAAASGSAASGAYSGATAGGAAAVGGAAGAAVASSTATPPSTAPVSTPAGGSEPAVVAPADFEPLSPQPVGRPDVAARREAVARIASLAVPVGGLGELGELGAWLAACQGECPPRPPVQARVLLVADDHGIAEAGVSAYPAEAGRARAAAALAGTLPVTIAARTAGAAVRTVDVGLSVPVTDGDAGEHVIARGSGRIDRADALTSEQTERAYRTGQRLADEEIDAGADVLVPASLAVAATTPASVLVAALTGAEPVAVIGRGSGIDDNTWMRKAAAVRDALRRAREHLRDPLALLRTVGGSDIVVLAGFLARAADRGVPVVLDGLVVGAAALLAEELAPGAREWWVAAQGSTEPAMTLVLEHLSLTPVLGLGLRTDDGTAGVAVLPLLVTAARLIAETGTAADTGIVRLGTA, encoded by the coding sequence GTGAGCTCCCCTGCACCGCGGCGCACGCTCGTCCTGGGCGGCACCCGCTCCGGCAAGTCCGCCTACGCCGAGGGCCTGCTGGCCGCCGACACCGCCGTCCGCTACGCCGCCACCGCCCGCCGCGTCCCGGGCGACGACGAGTGGGACGCCCGGATCGCCGCGCACCGCGAACGGCGTTCCGCGTCCTGGCAGACGATCGAGTCCCCGGACCTGGTCGGCGAGCTGTCCGGCCCGGGCCCGGTCCTGGTCGACGACCTCGCCACGTGGCTCACGAACGTCCTCGACGACGCCTCGGCCTGGACCGAGGACACCCTGCCGCCCGCGGTGACGCGTCGCGTCGAGACCCTCGTCGACGCCGTGCGCCGGACCCGCGGACGGGTCGTGCTCGTCTCGGCCGAGGTCGGGCTGGGTGTCGTGCCGGAGACCCGCGCCGGCCGGGTGTTCCGCGACCAGCTCGGGATCCTGAACTCCGCGCTGGCCGCCGTCTGCGACGAGACGGTGCTCGTGGTCGCCGGGCTCGCGGTGCCGCTGTCGTCCCTGGCCGGAGATCCGGCCGGCGCCCCCGCTCCCGTGGCCGCCGCGGTGGCCTCCGCCGCGACCCCGCCCCCGGACCAGACAGCCTCCCCGGCCGCGAACGGTGCGGGTACGGCGACCCCGAGCCGGCCCGTCGGCGCGCGTCCGGTCATGCCGGCTCCCGCGACGACCGGGTCGGCGACGACCGGCTCCGGGACCTCCGGCGCGGCGGCGTCCGGTTCCGCGGCGTCCGGTGCGTACAGCGGGGCGACGGCCGGTGGCGCGGCGGCCGTCGGTGGCGCGGCCGGCGCCGCCGTGGCCTCCTCGACGGCGACCCCGCCGTCCACCGCCCCCGTCTCCACCCCGGCCGGCGGGTCCGAGCCCGCCGTCGTCGCCCCGGCCGACTTCGAACCGCTGAGCCCGCAGCCGGTCGGACGGCCGGACGTCGCCGCACGTCGCGAGGCCGTGGCCCGGATCGCCTCGCTGGCGGTGCCGGTCGGCGGGCTCGGTGAGCTCGGTGAGCTGGGCGCGTGGCTGGCCGCCTGCCAGGGCGAGTGCCCGCCGCGGCCGCCGGTGCAGGCGCGGGTGCTCCTCGTCGCCGACGACCACGGGATCGCCGAGGCCGGCGTCTCGGCCTACCCGGCCGAGGCCGGGCGGGCCCGTGCGGCCGCCGCACTGGCCGGGACGCTCCCGGTCACCATCGCCGCACGTACCGCGGGCGCCGCCGTCCGCACCGTCGACGTCGGGCTGTCGGTCCCGGTCACCGACGGCGACGCCGGCGAGCACGTGATCGCCCGCGGGTCCGGGCGCATCGACCGGGCGGACGCGCTGACGTCGGAACAGACCGAGCGCGCCTATCGCACCGGCCAGCGCCTGGCCGACGAGGAGATCGACGCCGGAGCCGACGTGCTCGTCCCGGCCTCGCTCGCCGTCGCCGCGACCACCCCGGCGTCGGTGCTGGTCGCGGCCCTGACCGGGGCCGAGCCGGTGGCCGTGATCGGGCGCGGCAGCGGGATCGACGACAACACCTGGATGCGCAAGGCCGCCGCCGTGCGCGACGCGCTCCGTCGCGCCCGCGAGCACCTGCGCGACCCGCTGGCGCTGCTGCGCACGGTCGGCGGGAGCGACATCGTCGTCCTGGCCGGGTTCCTCGCCCGGGCCGCCGACCGGGGCGTCCCGGTCGTGCTCGACGGCCTGGTCGTCGGGGCCGCGGCGCTGCTGGCCGAGGAGCTCGCCCCCGGTGCGCGCGAGTGGTGGGTCGCGGCGCAGGGCTCGACGGAGCCGGCGATGACACTCGTCCTCGAGCACCTGAGCCTGACCCCGGTGCTGGGCCTGGGCCTGCGCACCGACGACGGCACCGCCGGTGTCGCGGTGCTGCCGCTGCTGGTCACCGCCGCCCGCCTGATCGCCGAGACCGGGACCGCCGCCGACACCGGGATCGTCCGTCTCGGGACCGCCTGA
- a CDS encoding adenosylcobinamide-GDP ribazoletransferase, whose protein sequence is MGPADPDPDRLPPEPGPGSGATAPARSFTAGPLLAVSWLTVVPARVRTGPDGSLPVGAAASALRWAPVVGIGLGLAGGGLLLGLTALGVSPVVAGLLVVGFWALATRGMHIDGLADTADGLGSYGPPERALRIMADGGAGPFAVVTLIVVLGVQAGALAQLAAAGPVPVLAGCALAAATGRAGFCWVARRGVAAARPGGLGATVAGSQPAWVAPLWGVVLAVAAAPLLTAPITGGSTHHVTTAFSASVGVALAAVLVVGLAAHTRRRFGGMSGDVLGAACELGCTAVLVVLAAAR, encoded by the coding sequence GTGGGTCCCGCCGACCCGGACCCGGACCGACTCCCACCCGAGCCCGGGCCGGGGTCGGGCGCGACCGCACCGGCACGGTCGTTCACGGCCGGGCCGCTGCTGGCGGTGAGCTGGCTGACCGTCGTCCCGGCGCGCGTCCGCACCGGCCCCGACGGGTCGCTGCCGGTGGGCGCGGCGGCGTCCGCCCTGCGCTGGGCACCGGTCGTCGGCATCGGGCTCGGGCTGGCCGGCGGCGGGCTCCTGCTGGGGCTCACCGCACTGGGCGTGTCCCCGGTCGTGGCCGGCCTGCTGGTCGTCGGATTCTGGGCCCTGGCCACCCGCGGCATGCACATCGACGGCCTGGCCGACACCGCGGACGGGCTCGGCAGCTACGGGCCGCCCGAGCGGGCGCTGCGGATCATGGCCGACGGCGGGGCCGGGCCGTTCGCCGTCGTCACGCTGATCGTGGTGCTGGGAGTGCAGGCGGGCGCGCTCGCCCAGCTCGCCGCCGCCGGTCCGGTGCCGGTGCTGGCCGGGTGCGCGCTCGCCGCCGCGACCGGGCGTGCCGGGTTCTGCTGGGTCGCCCGGCGCGGGGTGGCCGCGGCCCGCCCGGGTGGCCTGGGTGCGACGGTCGCCGGCTCGCAACCGGCGTGGGTCGCGCCGCTGTGGGGTGTCGTGCTCGCGGTGGCCGCCGCACCGCTGCTGACCGCGCCGATCACCGGCGGGTCGACCCACCACGTCACGACGGCGTTCTCCGCGTCGGTCGGCGTCGCGCTCGCGGCGGTGCTGGTCGTCGGGCTGGCCGCGCACACCCGCCGCCGGTTCGGCGGCATGAGCGGCGACGTCCTGGGAGCGGCGTGCGA